One window from the genome of Thermaerobacter marianensis DSM 12885 encodes:
- the gpmI gene encoding 2,3-bisphosphoglycerate-independent phosphoglycerate mutase: MTGPGTNRPRPVALIILDGWGLRAERENNAVALADTPVMDELWASWPHSQLEASGEAVGLPKGLMGNSNVGHLNLGAGRIVYQDIVRISRAIADGSFFENEVLVGAARRARERGGRLHLIGLVSDGGVHSSLEHLLALLELGRRQGVETVVHAFTDGRDTPPTSAPEYVRRVEEAGGRIATVVGRYFAMDRDKRWDRTERAYRALVLGEGHRAPSAAAALEQAYARGQTDEFIEPVVITDAEGRPLPRITARDETVFFNFRADRARQLARALADPGFDAFRRPEGAGPVPLTQMIEYDEEFTLPTAFPPVYLKETFGEVVARAGLRQLRIAETEKYAHVTYFFNGREETPFPGEERVLIPSPKVATYDLKPEMSAPEVTERVVAEIGSGRFDAVVLNFANPDMVGHTGVLEAAIQACATVDRCLGRVLEAIRRQGGAALVLADHGNAEIMVDPATGEPHTAHTTSPVPCVLVDPRHRHARLRDGILADAAPTLLELMGLEPPGAMTGRSLIVA, translated from the coding sequence ATGACCGGCCCCGGAACCAACCGGCCCCGCCCCGTCGCGCTGATCATCCTCGACGGCTGGGGCCTGCGGGCGGAGCGGGAGAACAACGCCGTGGCGCTAGCCGACACGCCGGTGATGGACGAGCTGTGGGCCTCCTGGCCCCACTCGCAGCTGGAGGCCAGCGGCGAGGCGGTGGGCCTGCCCAAGGGGCTGATGGGCAACTCCAACGTGGGGCACCTCAACCTGGGTGCCGGGCGCATCGTGTACCAGGACATCGTCCGCATCTCCCGGGCCATCGCGGACGGGTCCTTCTTCGAGAACGAGGTCCTGGTGGGGGCCGCCCGGCGGGCCCGGGAGCGGGGTGGCCGGCTCCACCTCATCGGCCTGGTCTCCGACGGCGGCGTCCACTCGAGCCTCGAGCACCTGCTGGCCCTGCTGGAGCTGGGGCGGCGGCAGGGCGTGGAGACGGTGGTCCACGCCTTCACCGACGGCCGCGACACGCCGCCCACCAGCGCCCCGGAGTACGTCCGCCGGGTCGAGGAGGCGGGCGGCCGCATCGCCACCGTGGTGGGGCGTTATTTTGCCATGGACCGGGACAAGCGCTGGGACCGCACGGAGCGGGCCTACCGCGCCCTGGTGCTGGGCGAGGGGCACCGGGCGCCGTCGGCGGCGGCCGCCCTGGAGCAGGCGTACGCCCGCGGGCAGACCGACGAGTTCATCGAGCCCGTGGTGATCACCGATGCGGAAGGCCGGCCCCTGCCCCGCATCACCGCCCGCGACGAGACCGTGTTCTTCAACTTCCGCGCGGACCGGGCGCGGCAGCTGGCCCGGGCCCTGGCGGACCCCGGCTTCGACGCCTTCCGCCGGCCGGAGGGCGCCGGGCCCGTTCCTCTGACCCAGATGATCGAGTACGACGAGGAGTTCACCCTGCCGACCGCCTTCCCGCCGGTCTACCTCAAGGAGACCTTCGGCGAGGTGGTGGCCCGGGCCGGCCTGCGCCAGCTGCGCATCGCCGAGACCGAGAAGTACGCTCACGTCACCTACTTCTTCAACGGGCGCGAGGAGACGCCGTTCCCCGGCGAGGAGCGGGTGCTGATCCCCTCGCCCAAGGTGGCCACCTATGACCTGAAGCCCGAGATGAGCGCGCCGGAGGTCACCGAGCGGGTGGTGGCGGAGATCGGCAGCGGTCGCTTCGACGCGGTGGTCCTGAACTTCGCCAACCCCGACATGGTGGGCCACACGGGGGTGCTGGAGGCGGCCATCCAGGCCTGCGCCACGGTGGACCGGTGCCTGGGGCGGGTGCTCGAGGCCATCCGGCGCCAGGGCGGCGCCGCCCTGGTGCTGGCCGACCACGGCAACGCCGAGATCATGGTCGACCCGGCCACGGGCGAACCCCACACCGCCCACACCACCAGCCCCGTGCCCTGCGTGCTGGTCGACCCGCGGCACCGTCACGCCCGTCTGCGGGACGGCATCCTGGCCGACGCGGCACCGACGCTGCTGGAGCTCATGGGGCTCGAGCCGCCGGGCGCCATGACGGGACGTTCCCTGATCGTTGCCTGA
- a CDS encoding phosphoglycerate kinase, giving the protein MRKRSVRDLEVRGRRVLVRADFNVPLEGGRITDDTRIRAALPTVRYLLEQGAAVILCSHLGRPKGKVVEELRLAPVARRLEELLGRPVRALTEVVGPEVERRLADLEPGQVALLENLRFHPGETANDPAFAEALARLAEVYVNDAFGAAHRAHASVVGVAERLPAAAGFLLERELEVLGSLLEKPRRPFWAVLGGAKVSDKIGVIQRLLEICDGLAIGGAMANTLLVARGFAVGRSLYEPEQVEPARRWLEAAGDRLLLPADLVVTERLEPGASSRVVPVDRIPAEAMAVDVGPATLAAWQERLGAAGTVFWNGPLGVFEVEPFHRGTFALAEFLAGLDAVTVVGGGDSVAAVRRTGVADRIDHISTGGGASLEFLEGKELPGVAVLPDAPAATGGAGMPAVAGGAGADHGAAASRPARPDPAEGTGSGTGQGGMGA; this is encoded by the coding sequence GTGCGCAAGCGGTCGGTGCGGGATCTGGAGGTGCGCGGCCGGCGGGTGCTGGTCCGCGCCGACTTCAACGTGCCCCTGGAAGGCGGGCGCATCACCGATGACACCCGCATCCGGGCGGCCTTGCCCACCGTCCGGTACCTGCTGGAGCAGGGCGCGGCGGTGATTCTCTGCTCGCACCTGGGCCGGCCCAAGGGCAAGGTGGTGGAAGAACTCCGCCTGGCCCCCGTGGCCCGGCGGCTGGAGGAACTGCTGGGGCGCCCCGTGCGGGCCCTGACCGAGGTGGTGGGGCCGGAGGTGGAACGCCGCCTGGCCGACTTGGAACCGGGCCAGGTGGCCTTGCTGGAGAACCTGCGCTTCCACCCCGGCGAGACGGCCAACGATCCGGCCTTCGCCGAGGCCCTGGCCCGGCTGGCGGAGGTCTACGTCAACGATGCCTTCGGCGCGGCCCATCGCGCCCACGCCTCGGTGGTGGGCGTGGCGGAGCGGCTCCCGGCGGCTGCCGGCTTTCTGCTGGAGCGGGAGCTGGAGGTGCTGGGCAGCCTGCTGGAGAAGCCGCGCCGCCCCTTCTGGGCGGTGCTGGGCGGCGCCAAGGTGTCGGACAAGATCGGCGTCATCCAGCGGCTGCTGGAGATCTGTGACGGCCTCGCCATCGGCGGTGCCATGGCCAACACCCTGCTGGTGGCCCGGGGCTTCGCCGTGGGCCGTTCCCTCTACGAACCGGAGCAGGTCGAACCGGCCCGCCGCTGGCTGGAAGCGGCCGGCGACCGGCTGCTGCTGCCCGCCGACCTGGTGGTGACGGAGCGCCTTGAGCCCGGGGCGTCCAGCCGGGTGGTGCCGGTGGACCGCATCCCGGCGGAGGCCATGGCCGTCGACGTGGGCCCGGCGACCCTGGCGGCCTGGCAGGAGCGGCTGGGGGCGGCGGGCACCGTCTTCTGGAACGGCCCGCTGGGCGTCTTCGAGGTCGAACCCTTCCACCGCGGCACCTTTGCCCTGGCGGAGTTCCTGGCCGGCCTGGACGCGGTGACGGTGGTAGGGGGCGGCGACAGCGTGGCGGCGGTGCGGCGCACCGGGGTGGCGGACCGGATCGACCACATCTCCACGGGCGGCGGCGCCTCTCTGGAGTTCCTCGAGGGGAAGGAACTGCCCGGCGTGGCCGTGCTGCCCGACGCCCCGGCGGCCACGGGAGGGGCCGGCATGCCGGCGGTGGCCGGTGGGGCTGGTGCGGACCACGGGGCGGCGGCCAGCCGGCCGGCCCGGCCGGACCCGGCGGAGGGGACCGGCTCTGGCACCGGCCAAGGGGGGATGGGCGCATGA
- the tpiA gene encoding triose-phosphate isomerase: MTPAAPGAPAVQRRPLFAGNWKMHTLPAEAARLAAAVREGLDGWGGGDPAAAGGTVTPGVAGRGAGTQPAEGPAGPPAAGAAEVVLCPPFTSLAAAAEALAGSAIALGAQDLAWGDFGAFTGEVSAPMLRELGCRYVIVGHSERRQLLGETDALILRKLEAALAGGLVPILCVGEDAAQRREGRTAAVVLGQAAHALAGLDGEQAARVVIAYEPVWAIGSGTPATPADAQAVAAALRGLIERLHGPAVAAAVRILYGGSVKPDNIGGFMAQPDIDGALVGGASLDGAGFARLVRQGVAARAAAPGGAAAGEERS, translated from the coding sequence ATGACCCCCGCGGCGCCTGGGGCGCCGGCGGTCCAGCGCCGGCCCCTGTTTGCCGGCAACTGGAAGATGCACACCCTGCCGGCCGAAGCGGCCCGGCTGGCGGCGGCGGTGCGGGAAGGTCTTGACGGTTGGGGTGGCGGCGATCCCGCCGCAGCGGGCGGGACGGTGACGCCCGGGGTCGCCGGCAGGGGGGCCGGGACGCAGCCGGCGGAGGGACCCGCGGGGCCGCCCGCGGCGGGGGCGGCCGAGGTCGTCCTCTGCCCGCCCTTCACCTCCCTGGCCGCTGCGGCGGAGGCCCTGGCCGGCAGCGCCATCGCCCTGGGCGCCCAGGACCTGGCCTGGGGCGACTTCGGCGCCTTCACCGGCGAGGTCTCGGCGCCCATGCTGCGCGAGCTGGGCTGCCGGTACGTCATCGTCGGACATTCGGAGCGGCGCCAGCTTCTGGGCGAGACCGATGCCCTGATCCTGCGCAAGCTCGAGGCCGCCCTGGCCGGGGGGCTGGTCCCCATCCTCTGCGTCGGCGAGGATGCCGCCCAGCGCCGGGAAGGCCGGACCGCGGCGGTGGTGCTGGGCCAGGCGGCCCATGCCCTGGCGGGGCTGGACGGGGAGCAGGCCGCCCGGGTGGTCATCGCCTACGAGCCCGTGTGGGCCATCGGCAGCGGCACCCCGGCCACGCCCGCCGACGCCCAGGCGGTGGCGGCGGCGCTGCGCGGGCTGATCGAGCGGCTTCACGGCCCGGCGGTGGCGGCGGCGGTGCGCATCCTCTACGGCGGCAGCGTCAAACCCGACAACATCGGCGGCTTCATGGCCCAGCCGGACATCGACGGCGCCCTGGTGGGCGGCGCCTCCCTGGACGGCGCGGGGTTCGCCCGGCTGGTCCGTCAGGGGGTGGCGGCCCGGGCCGCTGCCCCGGGCGGCGCCGCAGCGGGGGAGGAACGGTCATGA